A window of Selenomonas ruminantium subsp. lactilytica TAM6421 contains these coding sequences:
- a CDS encoding DUF1653 domain-containing protein — protein MKETKEVQEQRELLSAKYRRAIPMAEEIWQHFKDNEYKIIACPVIHTETREIYCVYQALYGSYGVYCRPLDMFMSEVDHEKYPKIRQKYRFEHKE, from the coding sequence TTGAAAGAAACAAAGGAAGTACAGGAGCAGCGAGAGCTGCTGAGCGCCAAATATCGCAGGGCGATACCGATGGCAGAAGAGATTTGGCAACATTTTAAGGATAACGAGTACAAAATCATTGCCTGCCCGGTTATTCATACGGAGACGAGGGAAATCTATTGCGTTTATCAGGCGCTGTATGGCTCCTATGGTGTATACTGCCGGCCGCTGGATATGTTCATGAGTGAAGTGGATCATGAGAAATACCCAAAAATCAGGCAGAAATATCGGTTTGAGCATAAAGAATAA
- a CDS encoding Fic family protein, which produces MRQFNYKKIKEMTWDSEILGYIAAIYKEAGKQELYLKQRPEELEKLVEIAKIQSTEASNAIEGIVTTSTRIRQLVEDKTTPRNRDEQEIAGYRDVLNIIHESFDAIPITQNFILQLHKIMYSHMGNSMGGRTKNVQNFISATYPDGHTEILFTPLPPFETPEALDKICAEYNLVIGNAEVEPLIAIPIFIHDFLCIHPFNDGNGRMSRLLTTLLLYRSGFYVGKYVSLEAKIAKHKEDYYDALRQSQHGWHEGEENVVPFIKYLLSTIIAAYRDFEDRFSLVETKLPALEMVRRASMQKLGRFSKQDIRELCPSLSLSSVEGALRNLVKEGYLGREGTGRSTRYIHLK; this is translated from the coding sequence ATGCGTCAGTTTAATTATAAAAAAATAAAAGAAATGACATGGGATTCCGAGATACTTGGCTATATTGCTGCTATCTACAAAGAGGCTGGGAAGCAGGAACTTTACCTGAAGCAGCGGCCGGAGGAATTAGAAAAACTGGTGGAGATAGCTAAGATTCAGAGTACGGAGGCATCTAATGCTATTGAGGGCATTGTGACTACCAGCACTCGCATCCGGCAGCTGGTAGAAGATAAAACAACTCCGAGAAACCGTGATGAGCAGGAAATAGCCGGCTATCGTGATGTACTGAACATTATACATGAGAGTTTCGATGCCATCCCCATCACGCAGAATTTCATCTTACAGCTACATAAAATCATGTACAGTCATATGGGAAATTCCATGGGGGGACGAACCAAGAATGTGCAAAATTTTATCAGTGCTACATATCCAGATGGGCATACGGAAATACTGTTCACCCCGCTGCCTCCATTTGAAACGCCAGAGGCGTTGGATAAAATCTGCGCAGAGTACAATCTCGTAATCGGTAATGCAGAGGTAGAGCCGCTTATCGCCATCCCCATCTTCATTCATGACTTTCTTTGTATCCACCCGTTTAACGATGGCAATGGGCGTATGAGCAGGTTGCTGACTACGCTTCTGTTATATCGCAGCGGTTTTTACGTTGGGAAATATGTATCGTTGGAAGCAAAAATAGCCAAGCATAAAGAAGATTATTATGATGCATTGAGACAGTCGCAGCATGGTTGGCATGAAGGGGAGGAAAATGTTGTTCCCTTTATAAAATATCTCTTGAGCACTATTATTGCTGCCTATAGAGACTTTGAGGATCGTTTCTCCCTCGTGGAGACGAAGCTTCCTGCCTTGGAGATGGTACGGAGAGCGTCCATGCAAAAGCTGGGACGTTTTTCAAAACAGGATATAAGAGAGCTGTGCCCGTCCCTCAGCCTGAGTTCTGTGGAAGGGGCACTCCGCAACCTGGTTAAAGAAGGATATCTGGGCAGGGAAGGAACAGGACGGTCTACCCGATATATACATCTGAAGTAA
- a CDS encoding restriction endonuclease, with protein sequence MAGEEKTIWGIHAKDEEIFLKGNKIAIGWREMGDLRKIDASRDAFKAKYDTVYPEAKKGSIATSAGMLYRFCYEVQPGDYVVFPSKSNREVNIGIVEGDYTYEPEQRYANTRTVKWVKHLSRTAFSQGALYEIGSAMTFFTVKNYADEFLGALDSKKKDFSSDGEDDSVGATAEDIIESTKDFILKELSRQLKGYDLEDFVADLLRAMGYRTIVSPHGGDSGIDITAYKDELPPRILVQVKSRDENVKETTIQSLKGAMREGDYGLFVTLSNYTVNARKYLDSTPIIRGINGTELVELILKYYEDLSDKYKKMIPLKRVYIPDREEQ encoded by the coding sequence ATGGCAGGGGAAGAGAAAACCATTTGGGGTATTCATGCAAAAGATGAAGAAATTTTCCTTAAGGGCAATAAAATAGCGATAGGCTGGAGAGAAATGGGCGACCTAAGGAAAATTGATGCCAGTCGGGATGCCTTTAAGGCCAAGTATGATACGGTGTATCCAGAGGCCAAGAAAGGGAGCATTGCCACAAGCGCCGGAATGCTTTATCGTTTCTGTTATGAGGTGCAGCCCGGTGATTATGTTGTGTTCCCCTCGAAGTCGAACAGAGAAGTCAATATAGGCATCGTAGAGGGCGATTATACATATGAGCCGGAGCAGAGATATGCGAATACGCGAACCGTAAAATGGGTAAAGCATTTATCGAGAACCGCGTTTTCGCAGGGCGCTCTGTACGAAATCGGTTCTGCTATGACATTTTTTACCGTGAAAAATTATGCGGATGAGTTTCTAGGGGCATTGGATAGCAAGAAAAAGGATTTTTCCTCTGATGGGGAAGATGACAGCGTTGGTGCCACCGCTGAGGATATCATTGAGAGTACCAAGGACTTCATCCTGAAAGAATTAAGCCGTCAGCTTAAAGGGTATGATTTGGAAGATTTTGTGGCAGATCTCTTAAGAGCTATGGGATACCGTACAATCGTTTCTCCGCATGGTGGCGATAGTGGCATTGACATAACGGCATACAAAGATGAGCTGCCTCCTCGGATATTGGTTCAGGTAAAGAGCCGGGACGAAAATGTAAAGGAAACGACCATACAGTCCCTAAAAGGTGCTATGCGAGAAGGTGACTATGGATTGTTCGTAACTCTGTCAAATTATACTGTAAATGCTCGTAAGTATCTGGACAGCACACCAATTATCCGTGGTATAAACGGTACTGAGCTGGTAGAGCTGATTTTGAAGTATTATGAAGACCTTAGCGATAAGTATAAAAAAATGATTCCGCTTAAACGGGTGTATATACCTGATCGAGAGGAACAGTGA
- a CDS encoding DNA methylase — protein sequence MEKASYIAIDLKSFYASVECMERGLDPLTTNLVVADESRTEKTICLAASPAIKKYGVPGRARLFEVVQKIKFANSSRRFFAPGKKLTGESYNAMELKKNPNLAIDYIVAPPRMALYMEYSSRVYGVYLRYIAPKDIHPYSIDEVFIEAGPYLSTYKMSAHELAMTMIREVLEETGITATAGIGTNMYLAKIAMDITAKHMPPDKDGVRIAELNEMSYRQKLWAHMPLTDFWRLGKGYAKKLADIGIYCMGDIARRSLTKWGEDELYEVFGVNAELLIDHAWGYEPCTMAEIKKYRPASTSLSSGQVLHCPYDNKQARLITWEMTDQLIFDLVEKRLVTNQIVLDVGYDIENIARGYIGPIHVDHYGRKVPKAAHGTASLPRHTSSSKQILKEVLALYDRITNPDLLVRRITVTVGRLIPEDSLDNKKEQVVEFNLFADIDKISREEAAAEKAEKREKSLQHAMLAIRNRFGKNAILKATNLKEEARTIARNSEIGGHKA from the coding sequence ATGGAGAAGGCAAGTTATATAGCGATTGACCTGAAATCATTCTATGCCTCGGTTGAATGCATGGAGCGGGGGCTTGATCCGTTGACCACTAATCTAGTGGTGGCAGATGAGTCCCGGACTGAAAAAACAATTTGTCTGGCGGCCAGTCCTGCTATCAAGAAATACGGCGTGCCAGGCAGAGCCCGACTGTTTGAAGTGGTGCAAAAGATTAAATTCGCCAATAGTTCCCGGCGATTCTTTGCTCCTGGGAAAAAGCTCACAGGGGAGTCTTATAATGCGATGGAACTGAAGAAGAATCCTAATCTTGCCATCGACTACATTGTAGCACCGCCACGCATGGCTTTATATATGGAGTACAGTTCAAGGGTGTACGGCGTTTATCTCCGTTACATTGCCCCTAAGGATATCCATCCGTATTCTATCGATGAAGTCTTTATTGAGGCAGGGCCGTATCTTAGCACATACAAGATGAGCGCCCATGAACTGGCTATGACCATGATTCGGGAAGTGCTTGAGGAAACCGGTATTACAGCAACTGCAGGCATTGGCACCAATATGTACCTGGCTAAAATTGCCATGGATATTACTGCCAAGCATATGCCTCCTGATAAGGATGGTGTGCGGATAGCAGAGCTGAATGAAATGAGCTATCGGCAAAAGCTCTGGGCGCATATGCCACTAACTGACTTCTGGCGATTGGGCAAGGGCTATGCGAAAAAGTTAGCTGATATTGGCATTTACTGCATGGGAGATATTGCCCGCCGCTCCCTGACCAAGTGGGGAGAAGATGAGCTATATGAAGTCTTTGGCGTTAATGCAGAGCTGCTTATTGACCATGCCTGGGGCTACGAGCCTTGTACGATGGCTGAGATAAAGAAATACCGGCCAGCCAGCACAAGTCTGAGCAGTGGGCAGGTATTGCATTGTCCCTATGACAACAAGCAGGCCCGGCTTATTACCTGGGAAATGACTGACCAACTTATCTTTGATCTGGTGGAGAAGCGGCTGGTAACGAATCAAATTGTCCTGGATGTTGGCTATGATATAGAAAATATCGCCCGTGGCTATATTGGCCCTATTCATGTAGACCACTATGGGCGTAAAGTTCCCAAGGCTGCCCATGGCACGGCGAGCCTGCCAAGACATACATCTTCATCAAAACAGATATTAAAAGAGGTTCTGGCTCTGTATGACCGGATTACGAATCCGGATTTGCTGGTTCGTCGTATTACGGTGACAGTAGGCCGGTTAATCCCTGAAGATAGTCTGGACAATAAGAAAGAGCAGGTAGTGGAGTTCAACCTGTTTGCCGATATAGATAAGATAAGCAGGGAAGAGGCTGCCGCCGAGAAGGCTGAGAAACGGGAAAAATCGTTACAGCACGCCATGCTGGCCATCAGAAACCGCTTCGGGAAGAATGCCATCCTGAAGGCAACCAATCTGAAGGAAGAAGCACGCACCATTGCCCGCAACAGCGAAATTGGAGGCCATAAAGCATGA
- a CDS encoding TrbC/VirB2 family protein yields the protein MDAKGLGKQVVAKGWQMVKSNKGMLMYMGLMMMSSHCLASTSMPWDSGIESLKANLTGPLPRAGAVISIATGGALYALGQSDVSRMAMKGAFGTAIACGAATLAGLFGADNVSGCLFF from the coding sequence ATGGATGCAAAAGGTTTGGGTAAACAGGTTGTGGCTAAGGGCTGGCAGATGGTAAAGAGCAACAAGGGAATGCTTATGTACATGGGGCTCATGATGATGTCCAGCCATTGCCTGGCCTCTACCAGCATGCCCTGGGACAGCGGCATTGAAAGCCTGAAGGCCAACCTTACAGGCCCGCTTCCTAGAGCCGGAGCCGTCATCTCCATTGCCACCGGTGGTGCACTCTATGCCCTGGGGCAGAGTGATGTGTCCCGTATGGCCATGAAGGGAGCATTTGGTACAGCCATTGCCTGCGGGGCGGCGACTCTTGCCGGACTATTTGGTGCGGACAATGTGTCGGGCTGTTTGTTCTTCTAA
- a CDS encoding VirB3 family type IV secretion system protein has protein sequence MSEEKKRMEFKLPLFSSLTEPVLLMGAPPFMIVFNICVAGIFVLSFHFFWIIPLNIAIHAATIYVTKQDADAFECLRSYMQQSRTYNV, from the coding sequence TTGTCAGAAGAGAAAAAGCGGATGGAATTTAAGCTGCCGCTATTCAGTTCCCTTACAGAGCCGGTGCTGCTCATGGGAGCGCCGCCGTTCATGATTGTATTCAACATTTGTGTGGCGGGGATTTTTGTGCTGTCGTTTCACTTCTTTTGGATCATTCCGCTGAATATTGCCATCCATGCAGCCACTATTTATGTGACCAAGCAGGATGCAGATGCCTTTGAATGCCTGAGAAGCTATATGCAGCAGAGCAGAACATACAATGTCTGA
- a CDS encoding conjugal transfer protein TrbE, whose product MTVWKYRGPDLDSALQEHLAIITAQLNSALMVLGSGWVIYMEAQRLPDATYDKDVCFPDDVTRLIDEVRRDNFTSGRFFCSEYYFSLCWLPPSDNEGRLKSMLIEGHDEHTVTVEENLQDFMEMADSLCRIFGELEIPAELLDEAGLASYLHSCVSDNRRRIRPPKDEFCDGYLYDSDLIGGNSPKLGEKYLKIVVPKAYPKSSVFGMLNNLNRLNFPYRWVTRYYLLDKTEAISKLDTRKTRWKGKMEYFSSTVKRLIFNSPSQPSDINENAVEKVEEVQEALRSVDAGDVGYGYYSTEVIIAERDYERACLYAKAVEDVFKSQMMKPKIEDVGAVDAWLGSLPGNFHHYCRRIYASTGNLIHMMPLSDIWSGQRRNKHLDGPALLYTRSDGATPFRMNLHVGDVGHTLIVGPTGAGKSVHLNMISAQFRKYKGAQVFIFDKGGSSRILTEAVGGRYFELASSKNGLSFQPLADIDDDDERMWAVGWITDYLESVHMEVTPEMGKYISEALSSMKALPKQHRTMLTLCTSIQNQELKTALRPLTIEGDYGSIFDASADELDFSSWQVFEMESLMNNTPKIVGTTLLYIFHRIEEEIKRDDRPCLLVLDESWIFLDNPQFASKIREWLKVLRKSNTAVVFATQSLADIVASPIVATILESCPTRIFLPNKDALDDTRTGSDKPSMKEMYQSFGLNEQQIMMLAKAIPKREYYYTSPLGNRIYSLDLSPMELAFSGVRTEDLRMAEKFLAEYGRENFAINWLRYKGLEEYAQRLKAETSGRPEEQTESGQLVGGDE is encoded by the coding sequence ATGACTGTGTGGAAATACAGAGGACCAGATTTGGACAGTGCCCTGCAGGAGCATCTGGCAATCATAACGGCACAGCTCAACAGTGCCCTGATGGTGCTTGGCTCAGGCTGGGTTATTTACATGGAGGCACAACGCCTGCCTGATGCGACCTATGACAAGGATGTGTGCTTTCCCGACGATGTTACCAGGCTGATTGACGAGGTGCGGCGTGATAATTTCACGTCGGGCAGATTTTTCTGCTCAGAGTATTATTTTTCCCTGTGCTGGTTGCCGCCAAGTGATAATGAAGGCCGCCTGAAATCCATGCTGATTGAAGGCCATGATGAGCATACGGTCACGGTTGAGGAAAACTTGCAGGATTTCATGGAAATGGCCGACAGCTTGTGCAGGATTTTTGGGGAGCTGGAAATCCCGGCAGAATTGCTGGATGAAGCAGGACTCGCTTCTTATCTCCATAGCTGTGTGTCGGATAACAGGCGCAGGATAAGGCCGCCAAAGGATGAGTTCTGCGATGGATATCTCTATGATTCTGATCTTATAGGGGGGAACTCACCAAAACTCGGTGAGAAATACCTGAAGATTGTGGTTCCCAAGGCTTATCCAAAATCCAGCGTGTTTGGGATGCTCAATAATCTTAACCGGCTGAACTTCCCCTACCGCTGGGTAACAAGATACTATCTGCTGGATAAGACCGAAGCAATATCCAAGCTGGATACAAGAAAGACACGCTGGAAGGGTAAGATGGAATATTTCTCGTCCACGGTGAAAAGGCTGATTTTCAATTCGCCGTCGCAACCCAGTGACATCAATGAAAATGCTGTAGAAAAGGTCGAAGAGGTACAGGAAGCCCTGAGAAGCGTGGATGCCGGGGATGTTGGCTACGGCTATTATTCTACAGAGGTTATCATTGCGGAAAGAGATTACGAAAGAGCCTGTCTCTATGCCAAGGCAGTAGAGGATGTCTTCAAGAGCCAGATGATGAAGCCCAAAATTGAGGATGTGGGGGCTGTGGATGCCTGGCTGGGCAGTCTGCCGGGAAATTTCCATCACTACTGCCGCCGTATTTATGCTTCTACAGGAAATCTCATCCATATGATGCCGCTGTCCGATATCTGGTCAGGACAGCGGCGTAATAAACATCTGGATGGCCCGGCGCTTCTTTATACCAGAAGTGACGGAGCAACGCCTTTTCGGATGAATCTTCATGTAGGGGATGTAGGCCATACTCTTATCGTGGGCCCCACAGGGGCAGGTAAGAGCGTCCATCTCAATATGATTTCGGCGCAGTTCAGGAAATATAAGGGGGCGCAGGTGTTTATCTTTGATAAGGGTGGCTCCAGCCGTATCCTTACGGAAGCTGTGGGAGGTAGATATTTCGAGCTGGCCAGCAGCAAGAATGGCTTGTCATTCCAGCCACTGGCTGATATCGATGACGATGATGAGCGCATGTGGGCTGTGGGCTGGATCACGGATTATCTGGAATCCGTGCATATGGAAGTAACGCCGGAGATGGGCAAATATATATCAGAGGCTCTGTCATCGATGAAGGCCTTGCCCAAACAGCATCGGACTATGCTTACGCTGTGTACCAGCATCCAGAATCAGGAATTAAAGACAGCGCTAAGGCCTCTTACGATTGAAGGGGACTATGGTAGCATCTTTGATGCTTCCGCAGATGAACTGGATTTTTCCTCCTGGCAGGTATTTGAGATGGAAAGTCTGATGAATAATACGCCCAAGATTGTCGGGACAACCCTGCTGTATATTTTCCATCGGATTGAGGAAGAGATAAAGCGGGATGACAGACCGTGTCTGCTGGTATTGGATGAAAGCTGGATTTTTTTGGATAATCCTCAGTTCGCATCCAAGATAAGAGAGTGGCTGAAAGTCCTTAGAAAATCCAATACAGCGGTGGTGTTTGCTACGCAGAGTCTGGCAGATATAGTGGCCAGTCCAATTGTGGCAACGATATTGGAATCCTGCCCCACAAGAATTTTCCTGCCCAATAAGGACGCTCTGGATGATACCCGTACAGGCAGCGACAAGCCAAGTATGAAAGAGATGTACCAGTCCTTTGGCCTGAATGAACAGCAGATTATGATGTTGGCCAAGGCTATTCCTAAACGGGAATATTACTATACCTCGCCTCTGGGAAATCGGATATATTCATTGGACTTAAGCCCTATGGAACTGGCATTTTCTGGGGTACGAACCGAGGATTTGCGCATGGCTGAAAAATTTCTGGCGGAGTATGGCAGGGAAAATTTTGCCATAAACTGGCTCCGCTATAAGGGCTTGGAAGAATATGCCCAGCGGCTGAAGGCAGAAACTTCCGGAAGGCCAGAGGAGCAAACAGAATCAGGGCAGCTGGTAGGAGGAGATGAGTAA
- a CDS encoding lytic transglycosylase domain-containing protein: MLKRLLMVLVGLMFLLGEAVPAFAYDDKTIVYGEVAGRIGESDEAAWITDAILYAGAVYGVDPLLLASVMEAESGFTMASTSSAGAYGYMQLMPETAASLGVDRYNPLENVLGGASYLRQQMDHFAGDGEYGLTEAVGAYNAGGGAVEKYGGVPPYAETINYVARIADIYGKLLQETNL; encoded by the coding sequence TTGCTGAAAAGACTGCTTATGGTGCTGGTGGGGCTGATGTTTCTGCTGGGTGAGGCTGTGCCGGCCTTTGCCTATGATGATAAAACCATAGTCTATGGTGAAGTTGCCGGGCGCATTGGCGAATCAGATGAAGCTGCGTGGATTACAGATGCCATCTTGTATGCGGGAGCTGTATATGGTGTCGATCCACTGCTGCTCGCATCCGTGATGGAGGCGGAAAGCGGCTTTACAATGGCCAGCACATCCTCTGCCGGGGCTTATGGCTATATGCAGCTTATGCCGGAAACAGCAGCAAGCCTGGGTGTGGACAGGTATAATCCTTTGGAAAATGTGCTGGGGGGTGCCTCTTATCTGCGGCAGCAGATGGATCATTTTGCTGGTGACGGTGAATACGGACTGACTGAGGCAGTAGGTGCCTATAACGCTGGCGGCGGGGCGGTAGAAAAATATGGTGGGGTGCCTCCGTATGCGGAAACCATTAACTATGTGGCAAGGATTGCAGATATTTATGGAAAATTGCTGCAAGAGACGAATTTATAG
- a CDS encoding type IV secretion system protein, translating into MKKMGWVCALLLMVLIIWPDSVQAADSSALAWRTPLMDLRDNITDKLVPAILNIMIAVTGIMIMFGDNNHRRLLNIVLGTAMAAQIFYALRVFGLGEILNPAVSVVINPVDLSSIQITDNVEDFNPLSGFMRQFIHIIDNGSTVLVGYALELMGFLVVIDVALALVLGLANEDKIRYITVTVLKVGFFMFLIENWVGGSYQICHAIMSSFEKLGFLASGTGNMYLPDSIVKNGMQSFSAIWNNISLLGMSSLGALIGDLFIAFTVLITTFLTGVEMFMARIEFWTVSLITVVLLPFAMHERTSFLAEKAIGAVFSLGVKVAVIAFLTAVTCPLLANFSKQISDQAAANEDLLELSALLQLTLACLVVFIMVRRIPQLAQGLISGSPSLTSGDFYDTMPNPMRGTARALAFAGSSYGTYKMATNMEGGGTARKADGDTSWLSQTTGTIRNIASIEWNRHNPFLAEEREAEQGVRYMYSMRANSRDIDDTAHGRNDTYDEEGHLSHDHLYAATNSRNGATNKDGTIVKDSRGTNLTHGWTPAPKTDEQMYRNSSEKINAIYDSFNRKFNNKRK; encoded by the coding sequence ATGAAAAAGATGGGCTGGGTATGTGCGCTTTTGCTGATGGTGCTGATTATATGGCCGGATTCTGTTCAGGCCGCTGATTCCAGTGCCCTGGCATGGCGCACACCGCTGATGGATTTGCGGGATAACATTACAGATAAGCTGGTACCGGCAATCTTGAATATCATGATAGCGGTAACGGGCATCATGATCATGTTCGGCGATAATAATCACCGGCGGCTGCTCAATATTGTGCTGGGGACAGCGATGGCTGCCCAGATTTTCTATGCCCTCAGGGTGTTTGGCCTGGGGGAAATACTGAATCCTGCCGTGTCTGTGGTGATAAATCCTGTGGATCTAAGTTCCATTCAAATCACCGATAATGTGGAGGATTTCAATCCCTTAAGCGGCTTCATGCGGCAGTTTATCCATATCATAGACAATGGCTCTACGGTACTGGTTGGCTATGCGCTGGAGCTTATGGGATTCCTGGTGGTCATTGATGTGGCCCTGGCTTTGGTGCTTGGCCTTGCTAATGAGGATAAAATCCGGTATATCACCGTTACCGTCCTGAAGGTTGGCTTTTTCATGTTTCTCATCGAAAACTGGGTGGGAGGCAGCTACCAGATCTGTCATGCTATTATGTCCAGCTTTGAAAAACTGGGATTCCTGGCATCGGGAACCGGGAATATGTACTTGCCGGACAGCATCGTGAAGAATGGCATGCAGTCCTTCAGTGCCATCTGGAATAATATCTCGCTACTAGGAATGTCCAGTCTGGGTGCCTTGATTGGCGACCTGTTTATTGCCTTTACTGTTCTCATTACCACATTTCTTACCGGCGTGGAGATGTTCATGGCTAGGATTGAATTCTGGACGGTATCCTTGATTACTGTCGTGCTGCTGCCCTTTGCCATGCATGAGCGAACCAGTTTTCTGGCGGAAAAGGCCATAGGGGCCGTTTTCTCGCTGGGCGTAAAGGTGGCCGTTATTGCCTTCCTTACAGCGGTTACCTGTCCGCTGCTGGCCAATTTTTCCAAACAGATAAGCGATCAGGCGGCGGCCAATGAAGATCTGCTGGAACTTAGTGCCCTATTGCAGCTGACCTTGGCCTGTCTGGTGGTGTTTATCATGGTGCGGAGGATTCCGCAGCTGGCTCAGGGGCTTATTTCCGGCAGCCCGTCCCTTACATCCGGTGATTTTTACGATACCATGCCTAATCCCATGCGGGGAACAGCAAGGGCGCTGGCCTTTGCGGGCAGTTCTTATGGTACTTATAAGATGGCGACCAATATGGAAGGCGGCGGTACGGCCAGAAAAGCCGATGGCGATACATCCTGGCTGTCGCAGACTACCGGCACCATACGCAATATCGCTTCCATTGAGTGGAACCGTCATAATCCATTTTTGGCAGAAGAACGTGAGGCCGAGCAGGGCGTTCGCTATATGTACAGTATGCGGGCTAACAGCCGGGATATCGATGATACGGCCCATGGCAGAAATGACACCTATGATGAAGAGGGGCATCTGTCCCATGACCATTTATATGCGGCCACAAATTCCCGGAATGGTGCAACCAATAAGGACGGCACTATCGTGAAGGACAGCCGGGGAACCAATTTGACGCATGGCTGGACACCTGCCCCTAAGACGGATGAGCAGATGTACAGAAATTCCTCGGAAAAAATCAATGCCATCTATGACAGCTTCAATCGGAAATTCAACAACAAACGAAAATGA
- a CDS encoding type IV secretion system protein, producing the protein MDEDIVAVNYDAYYDFCKPIREMEEKIAEVCTKGLSIIQDNLRWLFWALMTIDIAIQGLGMLLGEDRNSIYISRWLTTKCIFYGFLTYIFWHWGDLANILRDYFVSMGAFATGNDYAAAGKILSDPAAIVEIGARYVGPIFEYLGTMWGISVMFHLPTVIICILTIICVLACFFYIGIMIGMAYIEFYCTALFSLLGFSFTPFQGTRSFGATAITGLIMSTIKLMVMTVTALLLVVALKDSVPKDYFDTTVESVAAGGNFQSVEEFAAAIRQVETGGCEDPYHTPSADGYGYGAYQISYSNWESWCAEAGISPAPPMPWPAEVQDIVAKHKMQVLYAQYGNWHDVAIVWNAGSVVSWDEAYWQKVINSGGTRVEKTIKLTVLLKMMLVAIAAMIFGHEDCKVIMELFAGHGFRFKRQGMIRGVRL; encoded by the coding sequence ATGGATGAAGACATTGTGGCTGTAAACTACGATGCCTATTACGATTTTTGCAAGCCTATCCGGGAGATGGAGGAAAAGATTGCCGAGGTTTGCACCAAGGGACTATCTATCATTCAGGATAACCTCAGGTGGCTGTTCTGGGCGCTGATGACCATTGATATTGCGATTCAAGGCTTAGGGATGCTTCTTGGGGAGGACAGGAACAGCATTTACATAAGCAGATGGTTGACAACCAAGTGCATATTCTACGGCTTCCTGACCTATATATTTTGGCATTGGGGAGATTTGGCCAATATCCTGAGGGATTATTTTGTCAGCATGGGAGCGTTTGCTACTGGCAATGATTATGCGGCGGCAGGCAAGATACTTTCTGATCCGGCTGCTATTGTGGAAATTGGCGCAAGATATGTAGGCCCAATTTTTGAATATCTGGGTACCATGTGGGGGATAAGCGTCATGTTTCATTTGCCCACTGTCATTATCTGTATCCTCACGATAATCTGTGTGCTGGCCTGCTTCTTCTACATTGGCATCATGATTGGCATGGCCTATATCGAGTTTTACTGTACCGCGCTGTTCAGTCTGTTGGGATTCAGCTTTACACCCTTTCAGGGGACGAGAAGTTTTGGGGCTACAGCCATTACAGGCCTGATAATGAGTACCATAAAGCTGATGGTTATGACAGTAACTGCCCTGTTGCTGGTGGTAGCATTAAAGGATTCCGTGCCCAAGGATTATTTTGATACAACAGTCGAATCTGTGGCTGCAGGCGGTAATTTCCAGTCGGTGGAAGAGTTTGCAGCGGCCATCCGTCAGGTGGAAACAGGAGGCTGTGAAGATCCTTATCATACTCCATCGGCGGATGGATACGGGTATGGAGCCTATCAGATAAGCTACAGCAACTGGGAAAGCTGGTGCGCAGAGGCCGGTATCAGTCCGGCACCGCCTATGCCATGGCCAGCTGAAGTACAGGACATTGTAGCCAAGCATAAGATGCAGGTGCTTTATGCCCAGTATGGAAATTGGCATGACGTGGCCATTGTCTGGAATGCAGGCTCAGTGGTGTCCTGGGATGAAGCCTACTGGCAGAAAGTCATTAATAGCGGCGGTACAAGAGTGGAGAAAACCATTAAGCTCACGGTACTGTTGAAAATGATGCTGGTAGCTATAGCGGCCATGATATTTGGCCATGAGGATTGTAAAGTGATTATGGAACTGTTTGCCGGACATGGTTTCCGGTTCAAAAGACAGGGAATGATAAGGGGGGTCCGGTTATGA